The Pseudofrankia inefficax genome window below encodes:
- a CDS encoding sensor histidine kinase, translated as MNALGTALRATFGRRAWLATMFSAQTALLGTFSFALVLTLVVAGASTVWLIPIGLPLLWLALALAHQFARFESWRYAAYLGERLPLRPVPPAASPDSGRLGRAWSRMWARLRTGGSWLETVYALFVLPLVGWVGGWVVATFWGGAVAFLLFPAYGHRLGGPDEVVGVDLGYGGAVAAHVVAGVLALVAAPWLARGLTALELAIARRMLCPRDSEALTRRVADLEASRAGMVTAAAAERRRIERDLHDGAQQRLVSVAMTLGRAQERFAADPDGARGLLAEAHAETKRALVELRDLARGLHPAVLTDRGLDGALPGLAARCPVPVTLDVAVAPRPSAEVEAVAYFFVAEALTNIARHAAADTARIVARRVGDRLEVEVSDDGTGRAREAGGSGLSGLRDRALAVDGSFSVTSAPGTGTTLRLDLPCQN; from the coding sequence ATGAACGCGCTCGGCACGGCGCTGCGGGCGACGTTCGGGCGCCGCGCCTGGCTGGCGACGATGTTCAGCGCCCAGACGGCGCTGCTGGGGACGTTCAGCTTCGCCCTCGTGCTCACCCTCGTCGTCGCCGGCGCGTCCACCGTCTGGCTCATCCCGATCGGGCTGCCGCTGCTCTGGCTGGCGCTGGCGCTGGCGCACCAGTTCGCCCGGTTCGAGTCCTGGCGGTACGCGGCCTACCTCGGCGAGCGGCTGCCGCTGCGCCCGGTGCCGCCGGCCGCGTCGCCGGATTCCGGCCGGCTGGGCCGGGCCTGGTCGCGGATGTGGGCCCGGCTGCGTACCGGCGGCAGCTGGCTGGAGACCGTCTACGCGCTGTTCGTGCTGCCGCTGGTGGGCTGGGTGGGCGGCTGGGTGGTCGCGACGTTCTGGGGCGGCGCGGTCGCGTTCCTGCTGTTCCCCGCCTACGGGCACCGGCTCGGGGGGCCCGACGAGGTGGTCGGCGTCGACCTCGGCTACGGCGGCGCGGTGGCCGCGCACGTCGTCGCCGGGGTGCTCGCGCTGGTCGCCGCGCCGTGGCTGGCCCGGGGCCTGACCGCGTTGGAGCTCGCCATCGCCCGCCGGATGCTCTGCCCGCGCGACAGCGAGGCGCTGACCCGGCGGGTGGCGGACCTGGAGGCGAGCAGGGCCGGGATGGTCACGGCCGCCGCGGCCGAGCGCCGCCGGATCGAGCGCGACCTGCACGACGGGGCCCAGCAGCGGCTCGTCTCCGTCGCGATGACGCTGGGGCGGGCGCAGGAACGGTTCGCGGCCGACCCCGACGGCGCCCGCGGCCTGCTCGCCGAGGCGCACGCCGAGACCAAGCGTGCCCTCGTCGAGCTGCGGGACCTCGCCCGGGGCCTGCACCCGGCGGTGCTCACCGACCGCGGCCTCGACGGGGCGTTGCCCGGTCTGGCCGCGCGCTGCCCGGTACCCGTCACCCTGGACGTCGCGGTGGCGCCGCGGCCGTCCGCCGAGGTGGAGGCGGTCGCCTACTTCTTTGTCGCCGAGGCTCTGACGAACATCGCCCGCCACGCCGCGGCCGACACGGCCCGCATCGTCGCTCGCCGCGTCGGTGACCGGCTGGAGGTCGAGGTCAGCGACGACGGCACCGGCCGGGCCAGGGAGGCCGGCGGATCCGGCCTGTCCGGCCTGCGGGACCGGGCGCTGGCCGTCGACGGCTCGTTCTCCGTCACCAGCGCCCCCGGAACCGGCACGACCCTACGGCTGGACCTGCCATGCCAGAACTGA